The Mucilaginibacter rubeus genomic interval ATTAGGATGAAAAAGCATTACGTAATCAAGCTAACCGGTAAGCGCCCAACGTTTCCTAATGACATGACCGATGATGAGCGGCTTATCATGCAGGCGCATTCTGAATACCTGAAAGGAAAGATGAAGGAAGGGCTGGTACTTATCTTCGGCCCCGTTTTCGACCCTAAAGGTGTTTACGGTTTGGGCATTGTGGTTGTTGATGATGAAACACAAGTGCAGGAAATCATCGCCAATGACCCGGCCAATGCGCTGGGGACTTATGAGGTTGCATTGATGATGGCCTTGACGCAGGCTTAGTTTAGGCTAATAACAAAGCCGCCCGGTATTACCCGCGCGGCCTAAAATCAAAACAACAAAATTAAAAAAATTAATTAAGCGGTGGCTGCAGTTGGGTAGTTACACCAATGCGGTTCCAGGCGTTAATGGTGATGATAGCCATAATTACCTGTGCTAAATATTTTTCGTCAAATAGTTCGGCTGCTTTTTTATAAGTTTCGTCAGATACGCGGCCGGTGATCAGGGTTACTTCTTCAGTTAAAGCCAGGATAGCGCGTTCCTGTTCGTCAAAGAAAGGAGCTTCATGCCAAACGCTGATATTGTAAATTCTGCGTTCGGTTTCACCTGCTTTGCGGGCGTCGGTAGTGTGCATATCCACACAAAAGGCACAGCCATTAATTTGTGAAGCACGAATCTTGATCAGGTCTTTATGACGGGTAGTTAACTCGGTGCTTTCAATGTATTTTTCAAGGGCTATCATGGCCCTGTATCCGGCTGGTTCGGCGGTGTTGATTTTTAAGCGGTTCATGTTTTTTTCTTTTTGTTGATACAAAGTTGGGGATAAACATGCCCTCAAAAAATGAACTGAGTTTAAGAAAATCAGATTTTTTTGGCCCTGATCCTGCTTAAAAACTGAGGGGTGAAGCCTAAATAGGAGGCCAGCATATACTGAGGTACCCGTTGTACAAAGCCCGGAAAAAGGCCGGTGAAGTGTCGATAGCGCTCTTCGTCGTTCTGATTAAAAATATAACCGATGCGCCTTTGCGATGCTACAAAGGCTTTTTGCATCATTACCCGGAAATAACTCTCCATTTGCGGCACAGCTCCGAATAGTGCTACACGGTTCTTTTCGCTAAGCAGCAATAATTCTGAAGCCTCGATAGTTTGAATATAGGTGGTAGCCGGTTGATGGTTAAGCAGGCTGTCCTGGTCGGCAATCCACCAGCTTTCCAAACCAAACTGGATAATTTGCTCGTTAAGTTTATTGTTAACAAAATATTGCCGTACCAGGCCTTTGATCACGAAATAGTTGCCCGCGCAAAGTTTGCCCGGCTCCAGAATAATTTCTTTCTTTTTAAATTTCTTCAGTTCAAAATGCTGGCAAATGATTTCCTCATCAGCCGGGGATAGTTGAATGTATCGTTTAATATGGTTGATGAGTTCGGGATACATAGATCAGGCGCAAATTAGTTGGCACAAATCTCAGAAATTGGATTCAATTAATGAATTTGTGTTTGTAAGTATACTATTGAACATAAATGCTATCTACGCCTAAGATCAAATAGATCATGAAAAAAGATGTTTCCATATGCTCCAATGTTCATTCCCCAAATTTTTGACTGGATACTGAATTATTGAAGATTTTAATTCCCGGTAATTTTGGTAGTAGTAGGTTGACAATTTTAGTATTCTTTCGTTGCCGGCTATCAAGTATAGATATTCATTAGCATTATTCTTATCAGATGTGGTATAGGTCAAGAATCCGTCAATGGTATTTATTTGATAAGTTTTCGTGAAGCCAAGACCAAAGTTGGGGACTTTGGTTATCGTGTTATCATTAATAATGATTTTGGGTGTTTTATGATTTAATTGATTCCCAATCAAACTAATTACGGCGCTGTTAAGAATGATAAAAGGAAATGATAGGAAATGAATGGGCGCGTCGTGGGCAAAAAGAACATCGAAA includes:
- a CDS encoding YciI family protein, with the protein product MKKHYVIKLTGKRPTFPNDMTDDERLIMQAHSEYLKGKMKEGLVLIFGPVFDPKGVYGLGIVVVDDETQVQEIIANDPANALGTYEVALMMALTQA
- a CDS encoding carboxymuconolactone decarboxylase family protein gives rise to the protein MNRLKINTAEPAGYRAMIALEKYIESTELTTRHKDLIKIRASQINGCAFCVDMHTTDARKAGETERRIYNISVWHEAPFFDEQERAILALTEEVTLITGRVSDETYKKAAELFDEKYLAQVIMAIITINAWNRIGVTTQLQPPLN
- a CDS encoding Crp/Fnr family transcriptional regulator, with amino-acid sequence MYPELINHIKRYIQLSPADEEIICQHFELKKFKKKEIILEPGKLCAGNYFVIKGLVRQYFVNNKLNEQIIQFGLESWWIADQDSLLNHQPATTYIQTIEASELLLLSEKNRVALFGAVPQMESYFRVMMQKAFVASQRRIGYIFNQNDEERYRHFTGLFPGFVQRVPQYMLASYLGFTPQFLSRIRAKKI